In one Helicoverpa zea isolate HzStark_Cry1AcR chromosome 5, ilHelZeax1.1, whole genome shotgun sequence genomic region, the following are encoded:
- the LOC124630614 gene encoding peroxidase-like has translation MLPAVSDKDCGSNSKSDLPLVRRVRTNFLSEAQVPDQTFTVLASYFLVFVSTDVSNLHDTINYILWTPYCCLPKGQEDEMCAPIQVPADDPVHRFSGIRCFNLTRPMTFQSQGCRKKDTFPERIMSATPLFDLSSVYGNSLDKALEGRLFKGGLLKYEVEHGRVWPPQDVNHTSCLRNQKPYETRCHKTPSDEINSLMPINIVTIWFWRLHNHIANRLAKMNPCWDDERLFYTTRDINIAIQAQILLYELLPMMMGYENLINDGVLHPHGFRDIYKEQLTPQLSMEFPLTLRWLHKMQEGTIKMYDANGTYIKKEAIVDLSIRTGYLAVDNNIDYLTQGSFRQPSAKMDDHVVDPDMAERMAGIFQVSQDTFSSDLAKNRLMYIQPYVKYLEHFSGRTISSFEDLAEYFEPEVLEKLTELYNSVEDIDLLAAMWVEKPLDGGRVPHMFYCIVVEQLLRTMQSDRHWYERPNRPHAFTIEQLQEIRKVSIARVLCDVGDTVSHIQARAFLRIGPENPMQSCEEIPDINIKAWKDYTCGKKIKSPCD, from the exons ATGCTACCGGCAGTTTCTGATAAAG attgTGGTTCAAACTCAAAGTCAGACCTGCCTCTTGTAAGACGAGTTAGAACCAATTTTCTGTCAGAAGCTCAAGTTCCAGATCAAACATTCACAGTACTGGCTTCatactttctcgtgtttgtatCGACAGATGTCAGCAATCTACATGACACAA TAAACTACATTCTCTGGACTCCATACTGCTGCCTTCCTAAAGGCCAGGAGGATGAAATGTGCGCCCCTATACAAGTGCCAGCTGATGACCCAGTGCATCGCTTCTCTGGTATTCGATGCTTTAACTTGACGAGACCTATGACTTTCCAAAGTCAGGGATGTCGAAAAAAAGATACGTTTCCTGAACGG ATAATGAGTGCCACACCACTATTCGATTTATCGAGCGTTTATGGAAATTCTTTGGACAAAGCGCTAGAAGGGAGACTGTTCAAAGGTGGATTGTTGAAGTATGAGGTTGAACATGGCAGAGTTTGGCCACCACAAGATGTCAATCATACATCTTGTCTTAGGAACCAAAAACCTTATGAAACGAGATGTCATAAGACGC cATCTGACGAAATAAACTCTTTAATGCCAATAAACATCGTAACTATTTGGTTCTGGAGACTTCACAACCACATAGCTAACCGACTAGCGAAGATGAATCCCTGTTGGGATGATGAGAGATTGTTTTATACCACAAGAGACATTAATATAGCTATACAGGCCCAGATTCTGTTGTATGAGCTACTGCCGATGATGATGG GATACGAAAACCTTATTAACGATGGAGTTTTGCACCCGCATGGTTTCAGAGACATTTACAAAGAGCAACTAACGCCACAGTTATCTATGGAATTTCCGCTAACATTACGATGGTTACATAAGATGCAGGAAGGCACTATAAA GATGTACGATGCCAAcggtacctacataaagaaGGAGGCGATAGTTGACCTGTCTATAAGAACAGGTTACTTGGCAGTAGACAATAATATAGACTACCTGACACAAGGCAGCTTCAGACAACCCAGTGCTAAGATGGATGATCATGTTGTGGATCCTGAT ATGGCCGAGAGAATGGCCGGAATATTCCAAGTCTCCCAGGACACATTTTCCAGTGATTTGGCTAAAAACCGCCTCATGTACATTCAGCCTTATGTGAAGTATTTGGAGCACTTTAGTGGTAGAACTATCAGCAGTTTCGAAGACCTTGCGGAGTACTTTGAACCAGAG GTTTTAGAAAAGCTTACAGAGCTATACAATTCGGTGGAAGACATAGACTTACTAGCAGCCATGTGGGTGGAAAAGCCACTAGATGGTGGTCGGGTTCCTCACATGTTCTACTGTATAGTTGTGGAACAGTTGCTTCGTACTATGCAGTCTGATCGGCACTGGTATGAGAGGCCTAATAGACCTCATGCGTTTACCATCG AACAACTTCAAGAAATAAGAAAGGTGTCGATTGCAAGAGTTTTATGCGATGTTGGAGATACTGTCTCTCATATACAAGCGAGAGCCTTCCTAAGAATTGGACCTGA gaaTCCAATGCAAAGTTGTGAAGAAATACCAGATATCAACATAAAAGCCTGGAAAGACTACACTTGCGGCAAAAAAATTAAGTCACCGTGTgactaa